A genomic region of Venturia canescens isolate UGA chromosome 9, ASM1945775v1, whole genome shotgun sequence contains the following coding sequences:
- the LOC122416235 gene encoding uncharacterized protein, whose product MLIDTGSEITFITASLVQQLKLHREASVIPIIGIGGTHSGHTRGVVSVKLRSMHSSDIVSIKAHILSKLMPTLPSFTPPNISLSHLQGLPLADPEFLSPESIDLILGADIYGQLIREQIKRGPQGTPIAQNTVFGWIVLGPMDPSKQSAGLVHHAAVDHGYQELQDLLTQFWVQEEVSGSGESHLTPDEQECETHFLTTHKRDSDGRYVVRLPVKTASGTLGGSFHTASSCLHRLQCKLNRDSSYRGLYDTFLGEYESLGHMTRVSDSGISLNDILHTGAKLQRDISDVLLWVRRHRFVFATDIVKMFRQIRVHETPFLAGRALDPLVTDEGGKYPEAVAPLTKGRYVDDIYGGADQLADLITQVEQLIGICTAGCFPLAKWQSNHPELLTAVGATSSTENARVFEEWETKVLGLAWLPHTDVFKFTVHKYTAGDGITKRIILSEIAQLYDPLGFLSPVTIRAKVLLQRLWLEKLNWDDLVSTEVRNSWVAFRQELSHIGTVSVPRWLNIATGTSVELHGFSDASQLAMGAAVYVRVSGAGNQTTVSLVCAKTKVAPIKRLTIPRLELAAAVLLAKLTHHVQNVLGLDDSRVYLWTASMVTLTWVTSHPSRWKDFVRNRVSLAQELVPRAQWRFTPGRDNPADCASRGLTISQLARHSSWWDGPHWLAKDSFHWPTHRIGTGDAAAVEERPGLTLSLATSPSPVYDLILKYSSLTRLLRITSWLFKVITNLKRAGDGTSGSANITPGDLENSRLYWVKAIQGAYFTSELKTLTSGYTLPKSHPITRLTGFIDHQGILRVGGRLKHSALQPDCKHSVILPRDSPLTALLIADAHERTLHGGTQLTLAYLRQSCWIIGGRGPVRSYILRCVRCARFRALKAQQLMGQLPISRVTPARPFLFSGVDYAGPVSLKSWRGRGSKCHKGWLCIFVCFATSAMHLEVVTDLTTDGFLAALRRFTGRRGIPHTIQSDCGTNFQGAAAELRQLFKTGTRESELIQHTGATDGIKWVFNPPGAPHIGGKWEAAVKSVKYHLRRTIGDASLTFEELTTLLTQIEGILNSRPLEPLSDDPDDHSVLTPGHFLIGDTLTSIPEPSLRDVSQGRLTRWQWLQERVQYYWEHWSSGYLQRQQAISKWHHPSHDIRVGSMVLLMNENTSPTKWPRARVTQLYTGKDGLTRVVTLKTATTTLTRPITKLALLPVPQPGSIDSTAADGGRNVQD is encoded by the exons ATGTTGATCGACACGGGCTCGGAGATCACATTCATCACTGCTTCTCTCGTGCAGCAACTCAAGCTTCACCGGGAAGCATCGGTAATACCGATCATCGGGATCGGCGGGACGCATTCGGGCCACACGCGCGGGGTGGTTAGCGTAAAGCTTCGGTCTATGCACTCATCGGACATTGTCTCAATAAAAGCTCACATTTTGTCAAAGTTAATGCCTACTCTCCCTTCATTTACACCTCCTAACATCTCACTTTCTCATCTGCAAGGTCTTCCACTTGCAGACCcggaatttctctcaccagagTCCATCGATTTAATTCTCGGAGCTGACATCTATGGGCAACTCATTCGGGAGCAGATCAAGCGGGGGCCTCAGGGCACACCGATTGCACAGAATACGGTTTTCGGGTGGATCGTTCTCGGTCCTATGGACCCTTCTAAACAGTCAGCCGGGTTGGTTCATCACGCTGCAGTGGATCACGGGTATCAGGAGCTTCAGGATCTCCTCACACAGTTTTGGGTACAGGAAGAAGTCTCGGGCTCGGGCGAATCGCACCTCACTCCTGACGAGCAGGAATGTGAGACTCATTTCTTGACGACACACAAACGGGACTCAGACGGGCGGTACGTCGTCAGATTGCCGGTTAAAACCGCATCGGGGACATTGGGCGGGTCTTTTCACACAGCTTCTTCTTGTCTCCATCGACTACAATGCAAACTCAATCGGGATTCAAGCTACAGGGGCCTCTACGACACGTTTCTCGGGGAATACGAATCATTGGGGCACATGACTCGAGTCTCGG ATTCGGGAATTTCGCTTAACGACATTCTGCACACGGGCGCGAAACTGCAGCGAGATATTTCGGACGTTCTCTTGTGGGTCAGACGACACCGTTTCGTCTTCGCGACCGACATCGTTAAGATGTTCCGGCAAATTCGGGTTCACGAAA CACCATTTCTCGCGGGACGGGCCCTGGATCCACTGGTTACAGACGAGGGCGGGAAATATCCCGAAGCTGTCGCCCCTCTTACAAAGGGGCGATATGTGGACGATATTTACGGCGGTGCTGACCAGCTCGCAGATCTCATCACGCAAGTGGAGCAACTCATCGGGATTTGTACAGCGGGCTGCTTTCCTCTGGCCAAGTGGCAGAGCAATCATCCGGAGCTTCTCACGGCAGTCGGGGCGACCTCATCAACGGAAAACGCTCGGGTATTTGAAGAATGGGAGACAAAAGTCCTTGGTCTCGCATGGCTTCCTCACACGGACGTGTTCAAATTCACGGTTCACAAGTACACAGCCGGGGACGGAATCACGAAACGCATCATTCTCTCGGAGATCGCACAATTATACGATCCATTGGGTTTTCTCTCACCGGTAACGATTCGAGCCAAAGTTCTCTTACAAAGGCTTTGGTTAGAAAAGTTAAATTGGGACGACCTCGTGTCAACGGAAGTTCGCAACTCCTGGGTCGCGTTTCGGCAGGAACTATCGCATATCGGGACGGTTTCGGTACCACGGTGGCTCAACATCGCGACGGGTACATCGGTCGAACTACACGGGTTTTCGGATGCATCTCAACTAGCAATGGGCGCAGCTGTGTACGTTCGGGTTTCGGGCGCGGGTAATCAAACAACGGTCTCACTGGTCTGCGCTAAGACTAAGGTCGCACCGATCAAACGGCTCACAATTCCTCGGTTGGAGCTCGCAGCAGCGGTGCTGCTTGCTAAACTCACACACCACGTGCAAAACGTGCTGGGCCTTGATGACTCACGGGTATACCTATGGACGGCCTCAATGGTAACGCTCACTTGGGTCACTTCTCATCCTTCACGGTGGAAGGATTTTGTTCGGAATCGGGTATCACTGGCACAGGAGCTCGTGCCACGGGCCCAATGGAGATTCACACCGGGTCGGGACAATCCAGCGGATTGCGCATCACGGGGGCTAACCATCTCACAACTCGCGCGACATTCATCATGGTGGGACGGGCCTCACTGGTTAGCAAAAGACTCATTCCATTGGCCAACTCATCGCATCGGGACGGGGGACGCAGCGGCGGTCGAAGAGCGGCCAGGTCTTACACTCTCACTCGCAACATCACCCTCACCGGTCTACGATCTCATCTTGAAATACTCATCTCTCACACGGTTGTTGCGAATCACCTCATGGCTCTTCAAGGTGATTACAAACCTGAAAAGAGCGGGCGACGGTACATCGGGTTCAGCCAACATCACACCGGGAGACCTGGAGAACTCACGGCTTTATTGGGTGAAAGCCATTCAGGGAGCATACTTCACTTCAGAGCTTAAAACACTCACATCGGGCTACACTCTCCCGAAATCGCATCCGATCACGCGATTAACGGGCTTCATAGATCATCAAGGCATTCTCAGGGTGGGAGGACGGCTGAAGCACTCAGCCTTACAACCTGATTGCAAGCACTCAGTCATTCTCCCTCGGGACTCACCACTTACGGCACTTCTCATCGCTGATGCCCACGAGCGCACTCTCCACGGCGGGACTCAACTCACTTTGGCTTATCTACGGCAGAGCTGCTGGATCATCGGCGGGCGTGGGCCAGTACGCTCATACATTTTGCGTTGCGTGCGGTGCGCGCGCTTCCGGGCGCTCAAGGCACAGCAACTAATGGGTCAGTTGCCAATCTCACGGGTTACGCCGGCAAGGCCGTTTCTCTTCTCGGGGGTCGACTACGCGGGGCCAGTTTCACTCAAAAGCTGGCGCGGGCGTGGGAGCAAATGTCACAAAGGCTGGTTGtgcattttcgtttgtttcgctACCTCCGCTATGCACCTTGAAGTTGTTACAGATTTAACCACGGACGGGTTCCTCGCAGCACTCAGACGGTTCACGGGCAGACGCGGGATTCCGCACACGATCCAAAGTGATTGCGGAACCAACTTTCAGGGTGCAGCAGCGGAGCTACGACAATTATTCAAAACGGGTACACGGGAATCCGAACTCATTCAGCACACTGGGGCAACTGACGGGATTAAATGGGTGTTCAACCCACCGGGGGCACCTCATATAGGCGGAAAATGGGAGGCCGCAGTAAAATCGGTCAAGTATCATCTCCGGCGGACGATTGGGGATGCCAGTCTCACGTTTGAAGAATTAACGACTCTTCTCACACAAATTGAGGGCATACTCAACTCGCGGCCGTTGGAGCCTCTGTCGGATGACCCGGATGATCATTCGGTTCTAACCCCTGGGCATTTTCTCATCGGGGACACACTCACCTCTATTCCTGAGCCCTCATTACGGGATGTGTCTCAAGGTCGCCTCACACGGTGGCAATGGCTCCAGGAACGGGTTCAATACTACTGGGAGCACTGGTCATCGGGATACCTGCAACGGCAGCAGGCTATATCAAAATGGCATCATCCGAGTCACGACATCCGGGTCGGGTCTATGGTTCTACTCATGAACGAAAACACGTCACCCACAAAGTGGCCACGGGCACGGGTCACACAACTATATACGGGAAAGGACGGGCTCACACGGGTGGTTACTCTCAAAACGGCGACGACCACACTCACACGGCCTATCACCAAACTGGCACTCTTGCCAGTGCCTCAACCGGGATCAATCGACAGCACTGCTGCCGATGGCGGGCGGAATGTTCAGGATTGA